The DNA segment GGCTTGGTTGACTTTCTGTTTGTTTCGGCCATCGACCTGATTTTCTAGGGTTATTTTAATGGCGAAAAACTGGTATGTCCTGCACGTCTTTTCCGGGCACGAAAACAAGATTGAAAAGTTAATGCGGATCGCAATCGACAGCGGTGAATTCGGTGATCATCTTACTGATGTAAAGGTGCCGTCGGAGCAGGTTGTTGAGGTTCGTGACGGCAAGAAAAAGGTTTCGAACAAGAAGTTTCTTCCCGGATATATCCTGGTGGAGATGGATCTGCCGGATATCGGCTGGAAGAATGTGTGTTCACGGGTTCGCCGTATCCAGGGCGTTACCGGCTTTGTCGGTTCCGGGTCCAATATGAAGCCGCAGCCGATTTCCAAGGAAGAGGTCCGATCCATTCTGCAGAAGTCGGGTGAATTCAAGGGTGAAAAGGTTCTGCGGCCCAAGCAGACCTTTGTTGTCGGGGAGTCGGTGCGAGTTACCGACGGGCCCTTCAGTACCTTTACCGGTACGGTGGACGAGGTTAACCAGGAGAAGGGTAAGCTGCGTGTAATGGTCGGGATCTTTGGCCGTGCCACGCCGGTTGAGGTTGATTTTCTGCAGGTGGAAAAAATCTGAATATGTTGTCCCTCGTAGAGGGGCAGTTGGGAGTCACAGCTGGCCTGTGACGATAGAACCACACATGGAGTAACACATGGCAAAGAAGAAAGTGACCGCAGTAATCAAGCTGCAGGTTCCTGCTGGCAAGGCGACGCCGGCGCCCCCTGTCGGGCCGGCACTCGGTCCGCACGGGGTCAGTGCGCCCCAGTTTGTCCAGCAGTTCAATGATGTGACCAGCAAGTTTGAGCCTGGTCTCACTATCCCGGTCGAGATTACGGTCTACGCCGACCGCAGTTTCACGTTTATCACCAAGACCCCGCCGGCAGCAGTGCTTATCAAGAAGGCGCTTGGTCTGGCGACTGCGTCTGCCGAGCCGCACAAGGTCAAGGTCGGTACCCTCAGTCAGGAGCAGCTGACCTCGATTGCCGAGACCAAGCTGCCAGACCTGAATGCAAACGATATTGAAGCTGCCAAGCGCATTGTTGCTGGTACCGCCCGCAGCATGGGTGTGCAGGTGGAGGCGTAGTATGAAGCGTGGAAAGAAGTTTATCGAGGCACAGCAGCAGGTGGACCGCGAGCGCCAGTATCCGCTTGATGAGGCGCTGCAGCTGGTCAAGAAGGTTGCGTTTGCGAAGTTCGACGAGACCGTAGAGTTGGCCATGAATCTGAACGTAAAAAAGAGCACCACGGTGCGTGATACGGTCGTTCTTCCTCACCAGTTTACCGGTGAAAAGAAGGTGCTGGTGTTCGCCAAGGGCGACAAGGCGCAAGAAGCCAGGGACGCCGGTGCGGCCTACGTTGGTGATGATGATCTGATTCAGAAGATCCGTGACGGCTGGATGGATTTTGATGTGGCTGTTGCAACCCCGGACATGATGAAGGATGTCGGGCGGCTCGGTCCGATTCTTGGGCGTCGCGGTCTGATGCCGAACCCCAAGACCCAGACTGTTACCATGGATGTTGCCGGGGCGCTGGCTGAGTTGCGCAAAGGTCGTGTCGAGTTCCGCTCCGACAAGACCGGGGTGGTTCATCTTGCAGTCGGGAAGGTTTCCATGGACGCAGCCAAGATTGCTGAGAACATCAATCTGGTCCTGAGCGAGGTGGAAAAGAAACGCCCGTCCGACACCAAGGGCGATTTTATTCAGACAGTAGCGGTATCCTCTACCATGGGCCCTGGCGTCCGTGTTGGACTGTAGTGAGGTGTTGATATGAGCGAATACGTAACACGAGTTAATGAATCCAAGAAAGAAGCTGTTGCGCGCCTCAAGGAGATGTTCTCCGAGACGCAGGACTTCTTTTTTGCTGATTATCGCGGGATGTCGGTTGATCAGATTACCCAGCTCCGGCGCAAGCTGCGCGAGAACAATGCGGAGTTCCGGGTGGTCAAGAATCGCTACGCAAAGATTGCGCTGCAACAGCTTGAAAAGCCGGATGTTTCAGAGTACCTTGTTGGCCCCACTGCGATGGCCCTTTCTATGGGTGATTCCAGTGCGGTAGCAAAAGAGATATATGCCCTTACCAAGGACTGGTCACTCGAGGTGAAAGGCGGCATCGTGGACGGTAACGTCTTCGATTCTGCCCAGGTGGAGGCATTCTCCAAGCTGCCGGGTCGCATGGAGCTGTTGGCTATGCTCATGGGTACCATGAATGCGCCGGTGCAGAACTTTGTGTATGCGCTTAATGCGGTGCCAACCAAGCTGGTGCGCACCCTGCAGGCTGTAGCTGATCAAAAGGCTGCTCAGTAAACAAGAAAAATCGTCCGCGTTAGTCTTCACGTGTGAAGCCATGCTATCGCGGACAGAAAATTACAAGGAGAAGATAATATGGCAATTTCCAAAGACGAGATTCTGGATGCAATCGCGGGCATGACTGTGCTCGAGGTATCCGAGCTGGTAAAGGCAATGGAAGAGAAGTTTGGCGTAACTGCTGCTGCTCCCGTTGCAGTTGCTGCTGCCGGCGCTGCTGGTGGTGCTGCTGAGGCTGCCGAAGAGCAGTCCGAGTTTGATGTGATCCTGAAGGGTATCGCCGATGGCAAGAAGATTCCGGTAATCAAGGAAGTTCGTGCTATCACCGGTCTGGGCCTGAAGGAAGCCAAGGAGCTGGTTGAGGCCGGCGGCAAGGCTGTCAAGGAAGGGGTCGACAAGAAGACCGCTGACGAGCTCAAGGAAAAGCTGGAAGCAGCCGGCGCTGAAGTTGAGCTTAAGTAAGGCGACTACGATATACTTGGTTCGCAACTCACAGGGCCACCGGGCGCATCTTGCGTCGGTGGTCTCTGTGTGTCCGGGAGGCGGGGTGGCTGTGTCGCTTTCCGGATATCTCGCGCATTGTGCGCGTCAGCATGGCCAAAATCCTACGGGGGTGATCAATGTTCGATAGAACGCAGACCATTACACGAGAGACGGTTGGAGAAGGACGAGACCCGGTGGTGCAGCTGCCGGATCTCGTTGGTGTACAGCTGTCGTCTTACGAGCGCTTTCTGCAGCGTGAGAAGCTGTTGAACGGGCAGCCGGTAGATAAACAGGGTCTGGAAGAGGTTTTTCAAGCGATCTTCCCGATTGAGAGTCCGGCCGGC comes from the Spirochaeta africana DSM 8902 genome and includes:
- the rplL gene encoding 50S ribosomal protein L7/L12, with amino-acid sequence MAISKDEILDAIAGMTVLEVSELVKAMEEKFGVTAAAPVAVAAAGAAGGAAEAAEEQSEFDVILKGIADGKKIPVIKEVRAITGLGLKEAKELVEAGGKAVKEGVDKKTADELKEKLEAAGAEVELK
- the rplA gene encoding 50S ribosomal protein L1, which produces MKRGKKFIEAQQQVDRERQYPLDEALQLVKKVAFAKFDETVELAMNLNVKKSTTVRDTVVLPHQFTGEKKVLVFAKGDKAQEARDAGAAYVGDDDLIQKIRDGWMDFDVAVATPDMMKDVGRLGPILGRRGLMPNPKTQTVTMDVAGALAELRKGRVEFRSDKTGVVHLAVGKVSMDAAKIAENINLVLSEVEKKRPSDTKGDFIQTVAVSSTMGPGVRVGL
- the rplK gene encoding 50S ribosomal protein L11: MAKKKVTAVIKLQVPAGKATPAPPVGPALGPHGVSAPQFVQQFNDVTSKFEPGLTIPVEITVYADRSFTFITKTPPAAVLIKKALGLATASAEPHKVKVGTLSQEQLTSIAETKLPDLNANDIEAAKRIVAGTARSMGVQVEA
- the nusG gene encoding transcription termination/antitermination protein NusG; this encodes MAKNWYVLHVFSGHENKIEKLMRIAIDSGEFGDHLTDVKVPSEQVVEVRDGKKKVSNKKFLPGYILVEMDLPDIGWKNVCSRVRRIQGVTGFVGSGSNMKPQPISKEEVRSILQKSGEFKGEKVLRPKQTFVVGESVRVTDGPFSTFTGTVDEVNQEKGKLRVMVGIFGRATPVEVDFLQVEKI
- the rplJ gene encoding 50S ribosomal protein L10; the encoded protein is MSEYVTRVNESKKEAVARLKEMFSETQDFFFADYRGMSVDQITQLRRKLRENNAEFRVVKNRYAKIALQQLEKPDVSEYLVGPTAMALSMGDSSAVAKEIYALTKDWSLEVKGGIVDGNVFDSAQVEAFSKLPGRMELLAMLMGTMNAPVQNFVYALNAVPTKLVRTLQAVADQKAAQ